CCGCGATCGAGGCTGCGTTGGTCAGCCTCGTCGCGCCGGGCGAGACCGTGCTGGTGGTCAATTTCGGCCGCTTCGGGCTGCTGCTCACCGAGATTCTCGGCCGCATCGGTGCGCGCATCGAAAGCATCGAGGCGCCTTGGGGCGAGACGGTGCCGCTCGATGCGATCGCCGCCGCGATCGCGCGCACTGCGCCGAAAGTCGTCGCCACCATCCACGGCGACACTTCGACGACGATGGCGCAGCCGCTCGATGGTCTCGGCGATCTTTGCCACGCGGCGGGCGCGTTGCTCTATGTCGATGCCACCGCGACGCTCGGCGGGATGGAGATCGCCGCCGATCGCTGGGGCGCGGACATCGTCACCGGCGGTTTGCAGAAATGCCTTGGCGGCCCGTCCGGCTCGGCGCCGATCACGATTTCCGATGCCGCCGCCGAGCATATCTTCACGCGCCGCCATACCGAGGCGGGCATCCGCACGGGCCGCACGGTCGATGGCAACGGCCCGCGCATCGGCTCGAACTATTTCGATCTCGCCATGATCATGGATTACTGGTCCGAAAAGCGCCTCAACCACCATACCGAGGCGACCTCGATGC
This genomic stretch from Sphingomonas panacis harbors:
- a CDS encoding pyridoxal-phosphate-dependent aminotransferase family protein, with the protein product MGPGPVNAHPRVLRAMSADLLGQFDPEMTGYMNQVVALYRPIFGTANRWTMLIDGTARAAIEAALVSLVAPGETVLVVNFGRFGLLLTEILGRIGARIESIEAPWGETVPLDAIAAAIARTAPKVVATIHGDTSTTMAQPLDGLGDLCHAAGALLYVDATATLGGMEIAADRWGADIVTGGLQKCLGGPSGSAPITISDAAAEHIFTRRHTEAGIRTGRTVDGNGPRIGSNYFDLAMIMDYWSEKRLNHHTEATSMLYAARECARVALGEGLEARYARHAAAGRAVTAGLRAMGLTVFGDDRFRMTNVTGVYIPEGVDGERVRAAMRDHFEIEIGTAFGPLAGRIWRIGAMGYNAMKHKVLITLGALEACLRAEGFSLPPGEAVSAALEAWEA